TGCCGCCGCAGAATGCCACAAGCGCGTCAGGGTCATTCAGAATGATTTGCTGAACTATATCTGTTCTTTTATCGCTGAACCTCGGCGAACAGTCATAACCCAGCGTCTCAAAAAGCGCCGCGGCAAAGACTGCGGTTTTCAGTGCCTCACCCACTATCATCGGCGCAAAATATATGCCTCTTAAAATGTTTCTGTTTTGTCCAAGCGTCGCGCCTATCTCCGCTCCAAGCCCGGGTGAAGTGAGACGGTATGAGCAAAGCTCGACTAAATCCGGTCTTCCTGCGATATATCCGCCGGATTCGGCAAAAGAGCCGCCCGGGTTTTTGATAAGCGAGCCGATTATAAGGTCAGCGCCGGCTTCTGTCGGCTCTCTCGTTTCAACAAACTCGCCATAGCAGTTGTCAATCATAATGATACTTTCCGGCGAACCGCTCTTTACGATCCCGCATAATTTTTCAATATATGCTACTTCTATAGACGGGCGGACAGCATAACCCCTTGAACGCTGAAGGTAAACGACCTTTGGCTTGTCCGAAAGTGCAATTTTTATTGCGTCATAGTCCAGTGTTCCGTCTTTTTTAAGCGAAATTTCTTTATATATAACGCCGAATTCTGAAAGAGAGCCTTTTCCCTTCCCGCTTATGCCTATTACTTCGTCAAGCGTATCATACGGCTTTCCCGCAACCGATAACATTACGTCGCCGGGGCGCAAAACCCCGAATAGAGCGGTCGTAAGCGCATGTGTGCCGGACAGCATGAAATGACGCACCATTGCAGATTCCGCGCCGAGTGCGTCGGCAAAAACAGCATCGATAACTTCTCTTCCACGGTCGTTGTATCCATAACCCGTCGTTCCGCCAAGGTCAGCCTCGCTTACCTTATTTTTAATAAATGCGGCAAGCACCTTTTGTGTATTTAATGCAGCGATTTTTTCTATGTTCTCAAACTGCGGCTTTGCAAGCCCCAAAGCTTTATCTGCCGCCGCTGCAATTTTATCAGATATGTTAAAAAAACTGTTAAATTCCACTTTTACTCCCGTTCAAACCATGTTATTGTTTTGTCGCAGACCACTTTGAACCCTAATTTTTTATAAACGCTTTCCGCCGCAGGGTTGCGAAAAGAAATATAGCAGGTTTTCCCCTCGGCAGTAAGGTCTCCAATCAGCTTTGAAACGACTTCCGTTGCAAGTCCCCGGTTCCGATAATCGGGATGAGTCGCAACCGCATATAGATAAGCTCCGTTTTGTGTCTCCACCATTGTGGAAGCAGTGCTGACAGCGTTCTCGCCGTCCACTGCAAAATATGTGCGCGATGAGCTTATATTTATGAAATGCTTTCTTGTTACATAATACCTGTCTAAAGGAATTCCCGGCGACATTTCCGCACTGCAAAGGAGGTCGTAAACAGCCCTGCATTCCGGATAGATATCCATTGGTTTTATCTCAAACTTCGGCGCCTTAACCTCCGGCGTTCCCTCATACCTTGCTAATTTGTAATTTGAGCTGTTCTTGACCCTTTTAAGGTATGGTTTAAGTCTGTCAGCCTCTATAATCCCTGTCTGAAGATCGACAGGATTGCAGAGGTTT
The window above is part of the Bacillota bacterium genome. Proteins encoded here:
- a CDS encoding methionine gamma-lyase family protein yields the protein MEFNSFFNISDKIAAAADKALGLAKPQFENIEKIAALNTQKVLAAFIKNKVSEADLGGTTGYGYNDRGREVIDAVFADALGAESAMVRHFMLSGTHALTTALFGVLRPGDVMLSVAGKPYDTLDEVIGISGKGKGSLSEFGVIYKEISLKKDGTLDYDAIKIALSDKPKVVYLQRSRGYAVRPSIEVAYIEKLCGIVKSGSPESIIMIDNCYGEFVETREPTEAGADLIIGSLIKNPGGSFAESGGYIAGRPDLVELCSYRLTSPGLGAEIGATLGQNRNILRGIYFAPMIVGEALKTAVFAAALFETLGYDCSPRFSDKRTDIVQQIILNDPDALVAFCGGIQGGSPIDSYVTPEAWDMPGYDSKVVMAAGAFVGGSSIELSADGPIKPPYAAFMQGGVMFNAAKIGVVLAAQKLYEKGFLKNL
- a CDS encoding GNAT family N-acetyltransferase — translated: MLRKYNRTDTNAIIEYLQDAPELQIIFEANHNTEDHFHFDGFVSNDKMETVMLIFGGSIYLKADEDADFEEIAGLINLCNPVDLQTGIIEADRLKPYLKRVKNSSNYKLARYEGTPEVKAPKFEIKPMDIYPECRAVYDLLCSAEMSPGIPLDRYYVTRKHFINISSSRTYFAVDGENAVSTASTMVETQNGAYLYAVATHPDYRNRGLATEVVSKLIGDLTAEGKTCYISFRNPAAESVYKKLGFKVVCDKTITWFERE